From Candidatus Hydrogenedens sp., one genomic window encodes:
- the rplO gene encoding 50S ribosomal protein L15, producing MELHTLTYKEGAKKRRKRVGRGPSSGHGKTSCRGHKGAQSRSGYKTKPGFEGGQMPLHRRLPKRGFHHIKRFPVSIVNVEMLEKFFDAGATITTEDLIKKGLAKKQKGGVKILGKGELTKSFNIIVQSVSPSARQKIESAGGTITLQKIKEETTEETQNS from the coding sequence ATGGAACTACATACATTAACTTATAAAGAAGGTGCCAAAAAGAGAAGAAAACGCGTTGGAAGAGGTCCCAGTTCTGGACATGGAAAAACTTCCTGTCGTGGACATAAAGGGGCTCAATCTCGTTCGGGTTATAAGACAAAACCCGGATTTGAAGGAGGGCAAATGCCTTTACATCGTCGTCTACCCAAACGCGGTTTCCACCATATAAAACGGTTCCCTGTGTCCATAGTCAATGTAGAAATGCTTGAAAAATTCTTTGATGCAGGTGCAACCATTACAACGGAAGATTTGATTAAGAAAGGATTAGCCAAGAAACAAAAGGGTGGTGTTAAGATTTTAGGTAAAGGTGAATTAACAAAATCCTTTAATATTATAGTTCAGTCGGTGTCTCCCTCTGCACGACAGAAAATTGAAAGTGCGGGAGGAACAATTACATTACAAAAAATAAAAGAAGAAACTACAGAAGAAACACAAAACTCATAA